Sequence from the Candidatus Omnitrophota bacterium genome:
ACCGCCCAGATTTTGATAAATCGCGGCATAAAAGAACCTTCCGAAGTAGACAATTTTCTAAAGGCCGACATAAGCGGTCTTCACGATCCTTTTCTTATGAAAGATATGGAAAAGGCCGTTCTCCGCATAAAGAAGGCCATATCCAAGGGCGAAAAGGTGATGGTCTACGGCGATTACGATGTCGACGGCATAAGCGCCGTTGCTATTCTCAAAAGAGTTTTGCGCGACATCGGCTGTAATGTAATATCATATATCCCTCACAGAGTGGAAGAAGGTTACGGCCTTAACGAAGAGGCCGTTAAAATGGCCCACAACCGCGAGATATCACTTCTTATAACAGTTGACTGCGGTGTAAGCGGCAAGAAGGAAGTAGAATACCTTAATAAACTGGGTATAACCACGATAATAACCGACCATCATAAGATAGTGGAAGAATTTTTTCCATATAGCGCCTATGCCGTTATTAACCCACTCCAAAAAGACTGCAGCTATCCTTTTAAATATCTATCCGGTGTGGCGGTCGCTTATAAACTTGCCCAAGCCTTAACGCGTGATTGTGGCTATAACATGGAGCAGCACCTTGACCTTGTAGCGCTGGGGACTATTCAGGACATGGTGCCGCAATTGGGAGAAAACAGAATTCTTACCAAGTACGGTCTCACGCGTATAAATGAGAGCAAAAAAAAGGGAATACACGCACTAATAGCGATAGCAGGCCTGAAAGGCAAGACGATATCCACAAGGCAGATAGGGTATATGCTGGGGCCGCGCATAAATGCTGTGGGCAGGGTCAGCTCTGCTGATTTGGCATTGCGGCTCTTAGTTACAGAAGACGAGGAAGAGGCCGGTAACCTTGCCGGCGTTCTGGATTCCGAAAATCGCAACCGCCAGAAGATAGAGAGCACCATCCTGACGGAAGCCGTAAATAGGGTGGAGAACGAAATAAATTTCAAAGACGATAAAGTAATCGTCTTGGAAAGCGATGATTGGCATCCGGGCGTCATAGGCATAGTTGCCTCAAGGATAGCCGAGCGTTTTTCGAGGCCTACTGTAATGATATCGTTTAACAAAAATGAAGGCAAGGGTTCGGGCCGCTCAGTAAGGAATTTTCATCTTTTCGAAGCGCTTAACGAATGCCGCGATTTCCTTTCCGGTTTCGGCGGGCATGCTGATGCATGCGGCCTGAAGATCGCGCGTAAAAATCTGGACGAATTCAGATTAAAATTTAATACCGTCGCTTCCAAGATGCTGGAAAAAAGCGATTTTATGTCACACCTTGCTATAGATAT
This genomic interval carries:
- the recJ gene encoding single-stranded-DNA-specific exonuclease RecJ — translated: TAQILINRGIKEPSEVDNFLKADISGLHDPFLMKDMEKAVLRIKKAISKGEKVMVYGDYDVDGISAVAILKRVLRDIGCNVISYIPHRVEEGYGLNEEAVKMAHNREISLLITVDCGVSGKKEVEYLNKLGITTIITDHHKIVEEFFPYSAYAVINPLQKDCSYPFKYLSGVAVAYKLAQALTRDCGYNMEQHLDLVALGTIQDMVPQLGENRILTKYGLTRINESKKKGIHALIAIAGLKGKTISTRQIGYMLGPRINAVGRVSSADLALRLLVTEDEEEAGNLAGVLDSENRNRQKIESTILTEAVNRVENEINFKDDKVIVLESDDWHPGVIGIVASRIAERFSRPTVMISFNKNEGKGSGRSVRNFHLFEALNECRDFLSGFGGHADACGLKIARKNLDEFRLKFNTVASKMLEKSDFMSHLAIDMEIPLNLLKENVVQEIESLAPYGPGNRRPVLLSRKLRLKSRPIFLRREGIKMWVTDSNTTCEAIGFRLGEATDEIMESSSLDIAYTPSLNIWKDAITLQLEIADLKVNLI